A DNA window from Pseudorasbora parva isolate DD20220531a chromosome 5, ASM2467924v1, whole genome shotgun sequence contains the following coding sequences:
- the acod1 gene encoding cis-aconitate decarboxylase isoform X2: protein MILDTLGVGLLGSGTPVFNMVLQSSQGQHALENSKVWGRPGISLPPQYAAFVNGVAVHSMDFDDTWHPATHPSGAVLPALLALAETLPAKPSGLELLLAFNVGMEVQGRLLRFSKEAYNIPKRFHPPAVVGVMGSAAASAKLLGLPAAQSIAALAIACSSAGAPMANAATQTKPLHMGNAARGGLEASQLALLGLEGNTQILDLESGFGAFYPDYVPHPLAEVTPTSQYKWVLEEQNIAQKRFPAHLGMHWVADAAIEARAKFLAKYPNANLSQIKKITLRVPSSRYVDCPFPVSEHQARHSFQFNCCTALLDGQVTVESFSISQMNRSALKEMLLKVKLENPQDNHSSFEKMYCEIAVETTQGEVFTARCNTFYGHWRKPLSHEDLVKKFKANASTVLTADVMEGIIYTVDRLDTNQDCSMLWSYMHFNKHMMHRNECRYSALA from the exons ATGATACTGGACACGCTGGGAGTGGGACTTCTGGGAAGCGGTACTCCAGTCTTTAACATGGTCCTTCAGAGCAGCCAA GGGCAGCATGCACTGGAAAACAGCAAGGTCTGGGGGAGACCAGGAATATCTCTTCCACCTCAGTATGCTGCCTTTGTTAATGGTGTTGCG GTGCACTCTATGGACTTTGATGACACCTGGCATCCAGCCACTCACCCCTCTGGCGCTGTGTTGCCGGCTCTGCTGGCACTGGCTGAAACACTGCCTGCTAAACCCTCTGGCCTGGAGCTCTTGCTGGCTTTCAATGTAGGCATGGAGGTGCAGGGGAGACTCCTGAGATTTTCTAAAGAGGCTTACAACATTCccaaaag ATTTCACCCGCCTGCAGTTGTTGGGGTTATGGGCAGCGCGGCTGCTTCGGCTAAACTTTTGGGTCTCCCAGCAGCCCAGAGCATAGCAGCTTTAGCAATAGCCTGCTCATCCGCTGGAGCTCCCATGGCAAATGCTGCTACTCAGACCAAACCTCTCCACATGGGCAATGCTGCCCGCGGGGGTCTGGAGGCCTCCCAGCTCGCTCTCCTCGGCCTTGAGGGTAATACACAGATTCTGGATCTGGAATCAGGCTTCGGGGCCTTCTATCCAGATTATGTCCCTCACCCACTGGCTGAGGTCACCCCAACTTCTCAGTACAAGTGGGTGTTAGAAGAGCAGAACATTGCACAGAAGCGCTTTCCCGCACACCTCGGCATGCATTGGGTGGCAGATGCAGCAATAGAAGCAAGGGCGAAATTTTTGGCTAAATACCCAAATGCAAATCTCAGTCAAATTAAGAAGATCACACTCAGAGTGCCGTCATCCAGATATGTAGACTGCCCTTTTCCGGTTAGCGAACACCAAGCCAGACACTCCTTCCAGTTCAACTGCTGTACCGCACTGCTTGATGGACAGGTCACAGTTGAATCCTTCAGCATAAGCCAGATGAACAGAAGTGCCCTAAAGGAGATGCTTCTGAAAGTAAAGTTGGAAAATCCACAAGACAATCATTCAAGCTTTGAAAAGATGTATTGTGAAATTGCTGTGGAAACAACACAGGGGGAAGTGTTCACAGCACGCTGCAACACTTTTTACGGTCACTGGAGAAAACCACTAAGTCATGAGGATCTGGTGAAGAAGTTCAAAGCTAATGCTTCAACTGTGCTGACCGCTGATGTTATGGAGGGTATTATTTACACTGTAGACCGTCTGGACACAAACCAAGATTGCTCAATGCTTTGGTCATACATGCACTTTAATAAGCACATGATGCATAGAAATGAGTGCCGCTACTCAGCTTTGGCTTGA
- the acod1 gene encoding cis-aconitate decarboxylase isoform X1 — translation MIRKGVTESFGAAVSCLSTSHLTDEVIRRSKRMILDTLGVGLLGSGTPVFNMVLQSSQGQHALENSKVWGRPGISLPPQYAAFVNGVAVHSMDFDDTWHPATHPSGAVLPALLALAETLPAKPSGLELLLAFNVGMEVQGRLLRFSKEAYNIPKRFHPPAVVGVMGSAAASAKLLGLPAAQSIAALAIACSSAGAPMANAATQTKPLHMGNAARGGLEASQLALLGLEGNTQILDLESGFGAFYPDYVPHPLAEVTPTSQYKWVLEEQNIAQKRFPAHLGMHWVADAAIEARAKFLAKYPNANLSQIKKITLRVPSSRYVDCPFPVSEHQARHSFQFNCCTALLDGQVTVESFSISQMNRSALKEMLLKVKLENPQDNHSSFEKMYCEIAVETTQGEVFTARCNTFYGHWRKPLSHEDLVKKFKANASTVLTADVMEGIIYTVDRLDTNQDCSMLWSYMHFNKHMMHRNECRYSALA, via the exons ATGATCAGAAAG GGGGTTACTGAGAGTTTTGGGGCAGCAGTATCCTGTCTGAGCACATCTCATCTGACAGATGAAGTGATTAGGAGGAGTAAGCGAATGATACTGGACACGCTGGGAGTGGGACTTCTGGGAAGCGGTACTCCAGTCTTTAACATGGTCCTTCAGAGCAGCCAA GGGCAGCATGCACTGGAAAACAGCAAGGTCTGGGGGAGACCAGGAATATCTCTTCCACCTCAGTATGCTGCCTTTGTTAATGGTGTTGCG GTGCACTCTATGGACTTTGATGACACCTGGCATCCAGCCACTCACCCCTCTGGCGCTGTGTTGCCGGCTCTGCTGGCACTGGCTGAAACACTGCCTGCTAAACCCTCTGGCCTGGAGCTCTTGCTGGCTTTCAATGTAGGCATGGAGGTGCAGGGGAGACTCCTGAGATTTTCTAAAGAGGCTTACAACATTCccaaaag ATTTCACCCGCCTGCAGTTGTTGGGGTTATGGGCAGCGCGGCTGCTTCGGCTAAACTTTTGGGTCTCCCAGCAGCCCAGAGCATAGCAGCTTTAGCAATAGCCTGCTCATCCGCTGGAGCTCCCATGGCAAATGCTGCTACTCAGACCAAACCTCTCCACATGGGCAATGCTGCCCGCGGGGGTCTGGAGGCCTCCCAGCTCGCTCTCCTCGGCCTTGAGGGTAATACACAGATTCTGGATCTGGAATCAGGCTTCGGGGCCTTCTATCCAGATTATGTCCCTCACCCACTGGCTGAGGTCACCCCAACTTCTCAGTACAAGTGGGTGTTAGAAGAGCAGAACATTGCACAGAAGCGCTTTCCCGCACACCTCGGCATGCATTGGGTGGCAGATGCAGCAATAGAAGCAAGGGCGAAATTTTTGGCTAAATACCCAAATGCAAATCTCAGTCAAATTAAGAAGATCACACTCAGAGTGCCGTCATCCAGATATGTAGACTGCCCTTTTCCGGTTAGCGAACACCAAGCCAGACACTCCTTCCAGTTCAACTGCTGTACCGCACTGCTTGATGGACAGGTCACAGTTGAATCCTTCAGCATAAGCCAGATGAACAGAAGTGCCCTAAAGGAGATGCTTCTGAAAGTAAAGTTGGAAAATCCACAAGACAATCATTCAAGCTTTGAAAAGATGTATTGTGAAATTGCTGTGGAAACAACACAGGGGGAAGTGTTCACAGCACGCTGCAACACTTTTTACGGTCACTGGAGAAAACCACTAAGTCATGAGGATCTGGTGAAGAAGTTCAAAGCTAATGCTTCAACTGTGCTGACCGCTGATGTTATGGAGGGTATTATTTACACTGTAGACCGTCTGGACACAAACCAAGATTGCTCAATGCTTTGGTCATACATGCACTTTAATAAGCACATGATGCATAGAAATGAGTGCCGCTACTCAGCTTTGGCTTGA